In a single window of the Scyliorhinus torazame isolate Kashiwa2021f chromosome 2, sScyTor2.1, whole genome shotgun sequence genome:
- the trmt5 gene encoding tRNA (guanine(37)-N(1))-methyltransferase isoform X2 has protein sequence MRILLFFTKSWANTVLSASAKKLATEQHPQITPIQPAYFSRHCISRGVITEAAMMSAHNSEEDINLYTPPIAVRGITVLNRDLFRKHVALPALKVKKDVVNKVMKSLKNSALKRPGLKRVIEDSEDETYRLVLLDPCKILCSESFEFSEKAVLKEYNVDLQIHMYRLAMTYEHFKPEEILKAVLPEGQDVTSGFSRVGHIVHMNLRHHQLPYKYLIGQVIMDKNPGVTLVVNKTNTIDNTYRNFQMEVLAGEGNMITKVKENNITYEFDFSKVYWNPRLSTEHSRIVGLLHSADLVYDVFAGVGPFAVPAAKKNCKVLANDLNPESFKWLVHNCKLNKVDKKVQAFNMDGRDFILGPVKDDLVKQIDMLSSKENKTSIHIVMNLPGLAIEFLDVFRQLLQEQNPVHALPTVHCYSFSKSDEPAKDIQRRAENFLRTSLEGRCSIHLVRNVAPNKEMMCLSFKVPAEVLYRNHLAEGDNTEEPAPKRLRPDEITASEGPQ, from the exons GATTCTTCTTTTCTTTACCAAGTCTTGGGCAAATACTGTGTTAAGTGCGTCAGCTAAAAAATTGGCAACTGAGCAACATCCTCAAATTACTCCAATTCAACCTGCATATTTCTCCCGCCACTGCATTTCCAGAGGTGTTATCACTGAAGCGGCCATGATGTCGGCACATAACTCTGAAGAGGACATCAATCTCTACACACCTCCCATAGCAGTACGTGGCATTACTGTACTGAACAGAGACTTATTTAGAAAGCATGTGGCTCTTCCAGCTCTCAAGGTGAAAAAGGATGTAGTGAACAAAGTCATGAAATCTTTGAAAAATTCAGCACTTAAAAGACCTGGACTGAAGCGTGTGATTGAAGACTCTGAAGATGAAACATATAGACTTGTTTTATTGGATCCATGCAAAATATTGTGCTCAGAATCTTTTGAGTTCTCTGAGAAGGCTGTTCTAAAGGAATATAATGTTGATCTTCAGATTCATATGTACCGTTTAGCAATGACTTATGAGCATTTCAAACCTGAAGAGATTCTAAAGGCAGTTTTGCCTGAAGGGCAGGATGTAACTTCTGGATTTAGTAGAGTCGGCCATATTGTTCACATGAACCTTCGACACCATCAGCTTCCTTATAAATATTTGATCG GCCAAGTTATAATGGATAAGAATCCTGGAGTAACTTTAGTGGTTAATAAAACCAATACTATTGACAACACTTACCGTAATTTTCAGATGGAAGTACTAGCTGGGGAAGGCAATATGATAACAAAG GTCAAGGAGAACAATATAACGTATGAATTTGATTTTTCCAAAGTCTACTGGAATCCTCGGCTCAGTACAGAACATAGCCGAATAGTTGGTCTCCTGCACTCTGCAGATCTAGTGTATGATGTGTTTGCTGGCGTTGGGCCTTTTGCTGTTCCAGCGGCAAAGAAAAACTGCAAAGTCCTGGCAAATGACCTGAACCCAGAGTCATTTAAGTGGCTCGTCCACAACTGCAAACTAAACAAAGTAGACAAAAAAGTACAGGCGTTCAATATGGATGGCAGGGACTTTATTTTGGGCCCAGTTAAAGATGACTTAGTAAAACAAATTGATATGCTTTCATCAAAGGAGAACAAAACCTCTATTCACATAGTTATGAACCTGCCTGGTTTGGCCATCGAGTTCTTGGATGTCTTCAGACAACTCCTGCAAGAGCAGAACCCAGTTCATGCTTTACCTACAGTCCACTGCTATAGTTTTTCCAAGTCTGATGAACCTGCCAAAGATATTCAGAGAAGAGCAGAGAATTTCCTAAGAACCTCCTTGGAGGGACGTTGCTCTATCCATTTGGTTCGGAATGTGGCTCCGAACAAGGAAATGATGTGTTTAAGTTTTAAGGTCCCTGCTGAGGTGCTGTACAGGAATCACTTGGCAGAAGGAG ACAATACTGAAGAACCAGCTCCAAAACGTCTACGGCCAGATGAGATTACTGCCTCAGAAGGACCACAGTGA
- the trmt5 gene encoding tRNA (guanine(37)-N(1))-methyltransferase isoform X1, translating into MVLGRGFHVQGVIAGSEEICQFTRILLFFTKSWANTVLSASAKKLATEQHPQITPIQPAYFSRHCISRGVITEAAMMSAHNSEEDINLYTPPIAVRGITVLNRDLFRKHVALPALKVKKDVVNKVMKSLKNSALKRPGLKRVIEDSEDETYRLVLLDPCKILCSESFEFSEKAVLKEYNVDLQIHMYRLAMTYEHFKPEEILKAVLPEGQDVTSGFSRVGHIVHMNLRHHQLPYKYLIGQVIMDKNPGVTLVVNKTNTIDNTYRNFQMEVLAGEGNMITKVKENNITYEFDFSKVYWNPRLSTEHSRIVGLLHSADLVYDVFAGVGPFAVPAAKKNCKVLANDLNPESFKWLVHNCKLNKVDKKVQAFNMDGRDFILGPVKDDLVKQIDMLSSKENKTSIHIVMNLPGLAIEFLDVFRQLLQEQNPVHALPTVHCYSFSKSDEPAKDIQRRAENFLRTSLEGRCSIHLVRNVAPNKEMMCLSFKVPAEVLYRNHLAEGDNTEEPAPKRLRPDEITASEGPQ; encoded by the exons GATTCTTCTTTTCTTTACCAAGTCTTGGGCAAATACTGTGTTAAGTGCGTCAGCTAAAAAATTGGCAACTGAGCAACATCCTCAAATTACTCCAATTCAACCTGCATATTTCTCCCGCCACTGCATTTCCAGAGGTGTTATCACTGAAGCGGCCATGATGTCGGCACATAACTCTGAAGAGGACATCAATCTCTACACACCTCCCATAGCAGTACGTGGCATTACTGTACTGAACAGAGACTTATTTAGAAAGCATGTGGCTCTTCCAGCTCTCAAGGTGAAAAAGGATGTAGTGAACAAAGTCATGAAATCTTTGAAAAATTCAGCACTTAAAAGACCTGGACTGAAGCGTGTGATTGAAGACTCTGAAGATGAAACATATAGACTTGTTTTATTGGATCCATGCAAAATATTGTGCTCAGAATCTTTTGAGTTCTCTGAGAAGGCTGTTCTAAAGGAATATAATGTTGATCTTCAGATTCATATGTACCGTTTAGCAATGACTTATGAGCATTTCAAACCTGAAGAGATTCTAAAGGCAGTTTTGCCTGAAGGGCAGGATGTAACTTCTGGATTTAGTAGAGTCGGCCATATTGTTCACATGAACCTTCGACACCATCAGCTTCCTTATAAATATTTGATCG GCCAAGTTATAATGGATAAGAATCCTGGAGTAACTTTAGTGGTTAATAAAACCAATACTATTGACAACACTTACCGTAATTTTCAGATGGAAGTACTAGCTGGGGAAGGCAATATGATAACAAAG GTCAAGGAGAACAATATAACGTATGAATTTGATTTTTCCAAAGTCTACTGGAATCCTCGGCTCAGTACAGAACATAGCCGAATAGTTGGTCTCCTGCACTCTGCAGATCTAGTGTATGATGTGTTTGCTGGCGTTGGGCCTTTTGCTGTTCCAGCGGCAAAGAAAAACTGCAAAGTCCTGGCAAATGACCTGAACCCAGAGTCATTTAAGTGGCTCGTCCACAACTGCAAACTAAACAAAGTAGACAAAAAAGTACAGGCGTTCAATATGGATGGCAGGGACTTTATTTTGGGCCCAGTTAAAGATGACTTAGTAAAACAAATTGATATGCTTTCATCAAAGGAGAACAAAACCTCTATTCACATAGTTATGAACCTGCCTGGTTTGGCCATCGAGTTCTTGGATGTCTTCAGACAACTCCTGCAAGAGCAGAACCCAGTTCATGCTTTACCTACAGTCCACTGCTATAGTTTTTCCAAGTCTGATGAACCTGCCAAAGATATTCAGAGAAGAGCAGAGAATTTCCTAAGAACCTCCTTGGAGGGACGTTGCTCTATCCATTTGGTTCGGAATGTGGCTCCGAACAAGGAAATGATGTGTTTAAGTTTTAAGGTCCCTGCTGAGGTGCTGTACAGGAATCACTTGGCAGAAGGAG ACAATACTGAAGAACCAGCTCCAAAACGTCTACGGCCAGATGAGATTACTGCCTCAGAAGGACCACAGTGA
- the trmt5 gene encoding tRNA (guanine(37)-N(1))-methyltransferase isoform X3: MMSAHNSEEDINLYTPPIAVRGITVLNRDLFRKHVALPALKVKKDVVNKVMKSLKNSALKRPGLKRVIEDSEDETYRLVLLDPCKILCSESFEFSEKAVLKEYNVDLQIHMYRLAMTYEHFKPEEILKAVLPEGQDVTSGFSRVGHIVHMNLRHHQLPYKYLIGQVIMDKNPGVTLVVNKTNTIDNTYRNFQMEVLAGEGNMITKVKENNITYEFDFSKVYWNPRLSTEHSRIVGLLHSADLVYDVFAGVGPFAVPAAKKNCKVLANDLNPESFKWLVHNCKLNKVDKKVQAFNMDGRDFILGPVKDDLVKQIDMLSSKENKTSIHIVMNLPGLAIEFLDVFRQLLQEQNPVHALPTVHCYSFSKSDEPAKDIQRRAENFLRTSLEGRCSIHLVRNVAPNKEMMCLSFKVPAEVLYRNHLAEGDNTEEPAPKRLRPDEITASEGPQ; encoded by the exons ATGATGTCGGCACATAACTCTGAAGAGGACATCAATCTCTACACACCTCCCATAGCAGTACGTGGCATTACTGTACTGAACAGAGACTTATTTAGAAAGCATGTGGCTCTTCCAGCTCTCAAGGTGAAAAAGGATGTAGTGAACAAAGTCATGAAATCTTTGAAAAATTCAGCACTTAAAAGACCTGGACTGAAGCGTGTGATTGAAGACTCTGAAGATGAAACATATAGACTTGTTTTATTGGATCCATGCAAAATATTGTGCTCAGAATCTTTTGAGTTCTCTGAGAAGGCTGTTCTAAAGGAATATAATGTTGATCTTCAGATTCATATGTACCGTTTAGCAATGACTTATGAGCATTTCAAACCTGAAGAGATTCTAAAGGCAGTTTTGCCTGAAGGGCAGGATGTAACTTCTGGATTTAGTAGAGTCGGCCATATTGTTCACATGAACCTTCGACACCATCAGCTTCCTTATAAATATTTGATCG GCCAAGTTATAATGGATAAGAATCCTGGAGTAACTTTAGTGGTTAATAAAACCAATACTATTGACAACACTTACCGTAATTTTCAGATGGAAGTACTAGCTGGGGAAGGCAATATGATAACAAAG GTCAAGGAGAACAATATAACGTATGAATTTGATTTTTCCAAAGTCTACTGGAATCCTCGGCTCAGTACAGAACATAGCCGAATAGTTGGTCTCCTGCACTCTGCAGATCTAGTGTATGATGTGTTTGCTGGCGTTGGGCCTTTTGCTGTTCCAGCGGCAAAGAAAAACTGCAAAGTCCTGGCAAATGACCTGAACCCAGAGTCATTTAAGTGGCTCGTCCACAACTGCAAACTAAACAAAGTAGACAAAAAAGTACAGGCGTTCAATATGGATGGCAGGGACTTTATTTTGGGCCCAGTTAAAGATGACTTAGTAAAACAAATTGATATGCTTTCATCAAAGGAGAACAAAACCTCTATTCACATAGTTATGAACCTGCCTGGTTTGGCCATCGAGTTCTTGGATGTCTTCAGACAACTCCTGCAAGAGCAGAACCCAGTTCATGCTTTACCTACAGTCCACTGCTATAGTTTTTCCAAGTCTGATGAACCTGCCAAAGATATTCAGAGAAGAGCAGAGAATTTCCTAAGAACCTCCTTGGAGGGACGTTGCTCTATCCATTTGGTTCGGAATGTGGCTCCGAACAAGGAAATGATGTGTTTAAGTTTTAAGGTCCCTGCTGAGGTGCTGTACAGGAATCACTTGGCAGAAGGAG ACAATACTGAAGAACCAGCTCCAAAACGTCTACGGCCAGATGAGATTACTGCCTCAGAAGGACCACAGTGA